A region of the Ranitomeya imitator isolate aRanImi1 chromosome 10, aRanImi1.pri, whole genome shotgun sequence genome:
ctcagctgcccccggatATATATATACGCCAcccgacccctcagctgcccccggatGTATACACGCCACCCGACCACTCATCTACCCCCGGATGTATACACGCCAcccgacccctcagctgcccccgATGTATATACGCCAGccgacccctcagctgcccccggatGTATATACGCCAGccgacccctcagctgcccccggatatatatatatatatatatacacgccacccgacccctcagctgcccccggatgtatacacgccacccgacccctcagctgcccccggatgtatacacgccatccgacccctcagctgcccccgATGTATATACGCCAGccgacccctcagctgcccccggatATATATACGCCAtccgacccctcagctgcccccggatGTACACACGCCAtccgacccctcagctgcccccggatGTATATACGCCATCCGGcccctcagctgcccccggatgtatacacgccacccgacccctcagctgcccccggatgtatacacgccacccgacccctcagctgcccccggatgtatacacgccacccgacccctcagctgcccccggatgtatacacgccacccgacccctcagctgcccccggatATATACACGCCAtccgacccctcagctgcccccggatgtatacacgccacccgacccctcagctgcccccggatgtatacacgccacccgacccctcagctgcccccggatgtatacacgccatccgacccctcagctgcccccggatATATATACGCCAtccgacccctcagctgcccccgATGTATATACGCCAGccgacccctcagctgcccccggatATATATATACGCCAcccgacccctcagctgcccccggatGTATACACGCCAGCCGACCCCTCATCTGCCCCCGGATGTATACACGCCAcccgacccctcagctgcccccggatgtatacacgccatccgacccctcagctgcccccgATGTATATACGCCAGccgacccctcagctgcccccggatatatatatatatacacgccacccgacccctcagctgcccccggatgtatacacgccacccgacccctcagctgcccccggatgtatacacgccatccgacccctcagctgcccccgATGTATATACGCCAGccgacccctcagctgcccccggatATATATATACGCCAcccgacccctcagctgcccccggatGTATACACGCCACCCGACCCTCATCTGCCCCCGGATGTATACACGCCAcccgacccctcagctgcccccggatgtatacacgccacccgacccctcagctgcccccggatatatatatatacgccacccgacccctcagctgcccccggatgtatacacgccagccgacccctcagctgcccccggatATATATATACGCCAcccgacccctcagctgcccccggatGTATACACGCCAGCCGACCCTCATCTGCCCCCGGATGTATACACGCCAcccgacccctcagctgcccccggatATATATATACGCCAcccgacccctcagctgcccccggatATATATATACGCCAcccgacccctcagctgcccccggatATATATATACGCCAcccgacccctcagctgcccccggatATATATACGCCAtccgacccctcagctgcccccggatATATATACGCCAtccgacccctcagctgcccccggatGTACACACGCCAtccgacccctcagctgcccccggatGTATATATACGCCACCCTACCGCTCAGCTGCCCCCGGATATATATACGCCAtccgacccctcagctgcccccggatGTACACACGCCAtccgacccctcagctgcccccggatgtatacacgccatccgacccctcagctgcccccggatGTACACACGCCAtccgacccctcagctgcccccggatGTACACACGCCAtccgacccctcagctgcccccggatGTACACACGCCAtccgacccctcagctgcccccggatgtatacacgccatccgacccctcagctgcccccggatgtatacacgccatccgacccctcagctgcccccggatGTACACACGCCAtccgacccctcagctgcccccggatGTACACACGCCAtccgacccctcagctgcccccAGATCTATATATGCCAtccgacccctcagctgcccccggatgtatacacgccacccgacccctcagctgcccccggatGTACACACGCCAtccgacccctcagctgcccccggatgtatacacgccacccgacccctcagctgcccccggatgtatacacgccatccgacccctcagctgcccccggatgtatacacgccatccgacccctcagctgcccccAGATCTATATATGCCAtccgacccctcagctgccccagatgtATATACGCCATCCGACCCCTCAGCTGCCCTTGAATGTATATGTGCCATCTGACCCCTCAACTTCCCCCTGATGTACACAATCTGACCCCTAGGTTACATCATCCGACCCCTCAACTGGCCCCCCGTATACATCACCGGACCCCCGAGATGGGGCACTTTTGGCACCCCTGTTGTGGTCATTGAGGGTCACAGGTCAGACCCCCAGTGTTCACACATTTATCCACAGGAAAGCCCTTTCTGGTGCGAGACATACACACAAAACAGAAGATCTGGGATGATGCCACGACATAGACTGATCAACGATGAAATCTATAGTGCCCATATAGTGGCAGGTCGCTCTGTGATGCCCCCTGCAGGGCCTGGTGTGCGGCTGTCATTGCCTTGGAGATGACAGTACACACCGCTCTGCATTGTCTCCCATTGTTCTCCGGGGAGGTGATGGCCGTGCTGGAGGCGGTGAGCCGGCACCCAACACTTAGTAACACAGGACACACGCCATAGTACACCCTGTGTACGCTCCGGCCGGCTGTATACTGCACGTGTGCTCATCAGGACAGCTCTGCTACTTCATAGGGAGGCACTGAttaaatatataaacaataaaagacccCCGAACTCACCCAGCCGCCTTGATCTCGTATCCACTGGACGACGTGGTCTCGGAGATAACCCATAGTCCAGTCTATGATTGTGCGGATCATTTGTGGCACGCGCGACCACAGCGCCTGCGGGAGATTCACAGTGGTCAGCCGACTCAGAAATATATGGGACTGCGATGCAATACCACAAGCGGCCTGTGCTCAGGTGTGGCGCCGGTTTTTGCTGTTCTGCAATCAGTGCCCCATCAAGTTGCAGTGAAGATGATGGGGCACTTAATGCAGAAGATCTCTGCTGTGGTTAAAAGGGTATTCTGGCCGAAGAAAAATCATGGCCTCTCCACCGCAAAGGCGATAACCGTTAGATTACAATCAATGCagtttccttaaaggggttgtccaggtttggttagtctgtgtgactacagacttgtggaatcctgacagtgcgcataTCAGGATATTCCAATGCTGGAAACAGTCAGGTGTGCGCCCGCTAGTATGATTTGCATACATGAGGTCACATATCGACTAGACTTGAGAGacctcaatacaagtgaatggagCAAGGCCGgaaaagtctagttggaatgtggccagaagtatgcaaagcaCAAGCTTTGGGTCACATGTGATGGCCGACTCCCAGCCCCAGCGCACACTAATGtctcataaagtgactgcagacttcagccccaagtctggacaacccctttaaaatgctAGTATTATAGTATTCCGCTACAGAAATCAGGAAACGTATGAGTATGACGCTCACCTTAAGAACCAGTTTGCTGGCAAAGTAAAACAAGGCTACCACACGACCCCAGTTGAAGTTGCCGTCTGAAAACATTTCAGTAGCCACTTTTAAGAAGACCTCCTTGGGGGGGTTACCCTGGACCTGCTCAATCATCCTAGCCAGAAACAAGGCAGATGTCAGGTACATGACACAGGGAGATGGAGGAAGCCACAGATTACGGTTCAGGGATTGCAAACATGTAGTCACTTTACTGATGCAGAGGCCACACCATGCACAGGAGCAGGAAGACATGGGACCCCCAAACTTACCGCGTGCAATAGCTCTGGGGGGGATAGCCTGCCCCGTGGCATCCGGACTCCCCATTTCATACACAACTTTCCAAATTGTGAGCACAAAACtttcatgtattaaaaaaaaaaaaaaaaaaaaaattatatatatatatatatatatatatatatatatatatatattgttattatTAATGAAAAGTACTGGAGATGCTGCAGAGCGCCATGTTCAGCACCAAGTATGTCACCGACAGGGTGATAAAAGTTGCGCTAGTAGCCATCATTTCTATAAAAtacatattgaaaataaaaaaactaatcatgatgatgatgatgataatatataataattataagtaatattattattattaataataatgccAATAATTCTCAATTTTGATATTAGCGTGACCGGCATTTTTGTTAGCATTATGATCAATAGCATTATTAAGATTATCGGTATCATTATTACTAttaagatcattattattattagcacCATCGTAATTACAGtacttgcattattattattaataataagccAATATTTAAATGTTATTATATTTTATAATATTTGTATTGCATGTTTATAtttgagatagatagacagacagactgtgtgcagaattattaggcaagttgtattttgatcacacgatactttttatacatgttgtcctactccaagctgtccaggcttgagagccaactaccaatacagtaaatcaggtgatgtgcctctctgtaatgaggaggggtgttgtctaatgacatcagaaccctatataaggtgtgcttaattattagtcaacttcctttcctttggcaaaatgggtcagaagatttGACGGCTCTGGAAAGTCCaacattgtgagatgtcttgcagagggatgcagcagtctggaAATcgtcaaacttttgaagtgtgatcacccaacaatcaagcgtttcatggcaaatagccaacagggtcgcaagaagcgtgttgggcaaaaagggcgcaaaataactgcccatgaattgaggaaaaatcaagcgtgaagctgccaagatgccatttgccaccagttttgccatatttcagagctgcaacgttactggagtaacaaaaagcacaaggtgtgcgatactcagggacatggccaaggtgggGAAGGCGGAAAACTACcactgaacaagaaacataagataaaatgtcaagactgggccaagaaatatcttaaggccggggacacacacaacgtataaaaaaacggtccgtttttgatggacgagaatcgcacaaatgttaccagaacagtgatccgtgtgcagtgcgaggatgcgattttctcgcatccaatgatccgtttggcatccgtgtgacatccgtgtgacatccgtgtgacatccgtatggtgagattttctcacacacttgcaaaatgagcaaataatggctgagcctttcctgtcacctgcccaatgcctgagaatttctcgcacgtcacactgatggtccgtgtgctgtgctattttttctcacccccacagactttcattggcgattctcggctgagatacgctgacaatcgcagcatgctgcgatttcactcggatcctgaatacggccgagaaaatatcggatgatgggagctgccccatagattaacattgggacgagtgctatgcgattttttatcgccttgcactcgtccgtattacggtctagtgtgaccccggcctaagactgacttttcaaaggttttatggactgatgaaatgagagtgaatcttgatgggccggatggatgggccagaggctggatcagtaaagggcagagagctccactccgactcagacgccagcaaggtggaggtgggtactggtctgggctggtatcatcaaagatgaacttgtgggacctcttcgggttgaggatggagtgaagctcaactcccagatctactgccagtttctggaagacaaattcttcaagcagtggtgcaggaagaagtcggtattgttcaagagaaacatgattttcatgcaggacaatgctccatcacatggctcctcacctactgtatcctcacccatcccttgtagattgtgagccctcgcgggcagggtcctctctcctcctgtaccagttatgacctgtaatgtttaagattattgtacttgtttttatgatgtatacccctcctcacatgtaaagcgccatggaataaatggcgctataacaataaataataataataataaatcacatgcctccaactactccacagcgtggctggccagtaaaggtctcaaaaaagaaaaaataatcacacggcccccttgttcacctggtctgaaccccatagagaacctgtggtccctcataaaatgtgatatCTACAGGGAGCGATATAtatcaatgtgggcactatatgcgtggttaaaaaaaaaagacttaaaataaaaaaataaacatatactcaccttccaatggccccttgtagtcctggcgcctgtgtgcgtgcacgcggcagcttccggtcccagggtggatatgagcgcaggacctgtgatgacgtcacggtcacatgaccgtgatgtcatggcaggtccttctcgcatagcatccttggcaccggaacctgccgcttgcaccgccGAGGACAGGAtgcgacgacggagggtgagaataacattttttttaattattattatttgtaacattagatctttttactattgaggctgcatacacatcatcaatagtaaaaagatggtcacacaggattaatagctgcgttaacggagtgcgttacaccgcggtccattaacgttggcattaaccctgtgtgagcgctcagcgctgactgcacggcagtaaagcagcggccatttcgctgccagactatggccgtggccgttttgccacgactaatcagcaacttggatttccatgacagacagaggtcgcgaccaataaatatccgtgacagacagaaagacggaagtgacccttagacaattgtatagtagatatttacaagtcttttgggttgattgagaacatagttgttgatcaataataaaaataatcctctaaaatacaacttgcctaataattctgcacagtgtgtgtgtgtgtgtgtgtgtgtgtgtgtgtgtgtgtgtgtgtgtgtgtgtgtgtgtgtgtgtgtgtgtgtgtgtgtgtgtgtgtgtgtgtgtatatatatatatatatatatatatatatatatatacacatacatatatatacacatatacatatatatacacatatattcatacacatatacatacatacacacatatacacacacacacacactattttaAAATagcataatttttttaaaaatgaaaaaaaataacatgaaaataataataataataatatttaaatatagtgTCTGCTTCATCGCTCCTTCCCAGTTTACATCAGCCTTGTTCGGGGGCCGTCTCTCTGGTTTTGCAGCTCAGCCTCATTCAGTAAGACAGATGATACCAGACATCCCATGGACAAGTGCAGCGTTAATTCCAAAGTATGAAAAAATTAGGGGGCCAAATTCTCTCTTTGGGTATGTTCCCATTGTGGGGAGGGAATCCACCAGAGCCAAGTCCATACCTCTGCAGCTCCATGTTCCCGTCCAGCTCGTCTCCGATCCTTCGGAGGCATTCGCACAGCTTTTTCGTGGAAGGATTCACTTGCTCCACCACTCCCAGCTCGGGAATTCCTGCAGTCTCCGTGGGCGAACTGCGCTGCACCCGATCCATGATGAACCTGATGAGGAAGAGGATGGATAATGATAGGACGGAGTGTAATCAATGCAACGCAAGAGGGGGAGAAGCTCAGGCCATGACAATAATAACGCAAAGGGTTACACCTCGTCACTACTCACCCACGCAGCAGCACGTCGCCCGTTTGCATGATTTGCTCTGTCGATACGCCTGCGatgggagaggaaaaaaaaaaaaaagaagattgtCAAGATTGTAGGAAACAAGATTATGGCATAAATAAGTATCCCGTGGATCTAAACCCCTCATAGGCGGTGGTGCGAGACGTTAGACAACTGGCGAGGAAACGGAATCGTAATAAAAGGTGCTAGGAAAGACGATTCATGGATTGTTTCCATTTATTTTACCCTTTATTTACCAATGTCCttggattttataatttttataattaggtccaattttgtgtttgtaaaatgaatgttttcaaaacaggaaatcatgtcattgtcatttttaattgaatattggggcgcccttttctgaaaaatccgcacTTGTAAAAATTTGgccaattatgtttctgattctttaGGATCCAAAACCATAaaaaatctgtcatttaaaaaaaaaaaaaaaaaaaatgaaaattgctaatttggcaagtaatgggttaaacaaAATCCACAAATAATGGGTTTTCTTTCTCAATATAGGAAAAATAAGAAACAAATCTGCAACATAAATTGGAATTGTTCGGACAGGATCTGATCCACGTTTCAttggacaaaataaaaaataaccggGACTTGTGTCTCACATATACACTATTGTGGGACAGCGAGGGTCCCCAATTTCTCAGCGGGACAGCGAGGGTCCCCAATTTCTCAGCGGGACAGCGAGGGTCCCCAATTTCTCAGCGGGACAGCAAGGTCCTAATTTCTCAGCGGGACAGCGAAGTCCTAATTTCTCAGCGGGACAGCGAAGTCCTAATTTCTCAGCGGGACAGCGAAGTCCTAATTTAACAGATTGAGGAACTTGCAAAAGAAATAATTAAGAAAAAACTGGAGATGCTCCTAGACATTGTTTTCTCTGTTGCTCTTAGGATGAGAATCCGCATAAGAGGACGGGGCAGATGGCGGCGGCTGCTCGGCGGAGCTTCCTGGAATGAGTCACTGTCCCATCTCTGTATGTTGACGCACAGTCATCCGGTCTCCAAGACCACAGACGGCTCCCGTCCTCTACCTGGACCCCACCGCTTACACAGCACCGAGCTCAGGTTACAAAACTAAAGTCTGCAACAACCAGGAAAGAAGTGAGGTCAACTCCACTTAAAGGGGCTTTCTACTTCGTACAGACATGAAAGAAAAAACACCGGTCAGTGAGCAGAGACCCTGCAATTTTGCACAACAGACCGGGAGCAACGGCAGCAAAGAGCATGAGATGATGTACTTGAGAGTTGTATGTTAGAAGAGTCtcaggaggaaaaaaaaagtctCAGGAGGGGCGAGCGCCCCCGAGTAATCCGCTCTTCGTTTTATAGTTATGCGTTTCATGCTTTTGAGTCATAAAAGTCAACAGAGACTGGAAAGCCATAAACCTGGATGTGAACTTCACGTCTGGTTTCTGTACAAAACTCGAATTAAGTTTCAATGACATTCAGTTACATAAGAGAGGACGAGGAACATCTGAACTACGGCTCAGCTACCCTGGGGGTCCGCAGGAGGAACCATGGTCCGTGTCCAAACAGCAACAACTCCTGGCCGAAACTGGACGTATATGAGACTGCAGAGCTGCGGCCAGGAGACCCGCGTCCGCTCCGGACATCGTGATCCATACAGGAAGTTTAGGCCGGCCTTACTCTTTAGGC
Encoded here:
- the BAX gene encoding apoptosis regulator BAX — encoded protein: MAERGAGGDWPQEESEGASGGAPERSGRRESSGGAGVSTEQIMQTGDVLLRGFIMDRVQRSSPTETAGIPELGVVEQVNPSTKKLCECLRRIGDELDGNMELQRMIEQVQGNPPKEVFLKVATEMFSDGNFNWGRVVALFYFASKLVLKALWSRVPQMIRTIIDWTMGYLRDHVVQWIRDQGGWEGLLSYFGTPTLQTVGVFVAGLLTATFVYLRYS